In Bacteroides coprosuis DSM 18011, the following are encoded in one genomic region:
- a CDS encoding Thiamine-phosphate pyrophosphorylase (COGs: COG0352 Thiamine monophosphate synthase~HAMAP: Thiamine monophosphate synthase~InterPro IPR003733~KEGG: dba:Dbac_0929 thiamine-phosphate pyrophosphorylase~PFAM: Thiamine monophosphate synthase~SPTR: Thiamine-phosphate pyrophosphorylase 2;~TIGRFAM: Thiamine monophosphate synthase~IMG reference gene:2504106863~PFAM: Thiamine monophosphate synthase/TENI~TIGRFAM: thiamine-phosphate pyrophosphorylase) — translation MKKSLDLSLYLVTDPQVAEGNSFLEVIEDAVKGGVTLVQLREKDCSSREFYDKALAIKHLLSSYDVPLIINDRLDIALAVDADGLHIGQEDIPYDVARKILGPDKIIGLSVENKTDALRANKLDIDYIGISPVFSTPTKIDTAPALGLEGSRLINSISKHPSVGIGGIHLQNAASIIASGSDGISVVSAIMMAKDPFRAAQELKQIILKAKDYE, via the coding sequence ATGAAAAAGAGTTTAGATTTATCACTTTATCTAGTAACAGATCCTCAAGTAGCAGAAGGTAATTCTTTTTTGGAGGTAATAGAAGATGCTGTAAAAGGCGGGGTAACACTAGTCCAGCTTCGTGAAAAAGATTGTTCTTCAAGAGAATTTTATGATAAAGCTCTAGCAATCAAACATCTTCTATCCTCCTATGACGTGCCTTTGATTATTAATGATCGGTTAGATATAGCTTTGGCTGTTGATGCAGATGGCTTACATATTGGTCAAGAAGATATTCCTTATGATGTTGCTCGAAAGATCTTAGGGCCCGATAAAATAATCGGCTTATCTGTAGAAAATAAAACCGATGCTCTGCGGGCGAATAAGCTTGATATTGATTATATCGGTATTTCTCCCGTTTTTTCTACACCAACCAAAATAGATACTGCACCAGCTTTAGGATTAGAGGGCTCAAGGCTGATTAATAGCATATCCAAACATCCTAGTGTAGGTATTGGTGGCATTCATCTTCAGAATGCAGCATCTATTATAGCCTCTGGTTCTGATGGAATCTCAGTAGTTTCTGCTATTATGATGGCAAAAGATCCTTTTCGGGCTGCTCAAGAATTAAAACAAATTATTTTAAAAGCAAAAGACTATGAATAA
- a CDS encoding UDP-N-acetylglucosamine 2-epimerase (COGs: COG0381 UDP-N-acetylglucosamine 2-epimerase~InterPro IPR003331~KEGG: bfs:BF1948 putative UDP-N-acetylglucosamine 2-epimerase~PFAM: UDP-N-acetylglucosamine 2-epimerase~PRIAM: UDP-N-acetylglucosamine 2-epimerase~SPTR: UDP-N-acetylglucosamine 2-epimerase;~TIGRFAM: UDP-N-acetylglucosamine 2-epimerase~IMG reference gene:2504106869~PFAM: UDP-N-acetylglucosamine 2-epimerase~TIGRFAM: UDP-N-acetylglucosamine 2-epimerase) — MKITIVAGARPNFMKIAPIIRAIDKNKEEGKKISYRLVYTGREDDPALDASLFADLGINGPDAYLNVNNTQFAELAAGIMIAFDKELAQNPAQVVLVVDDLTATMSCCIIAKKRGLQVAHLVAGTRSFDINMPKEMNRVITDGLSDYHFTAGSDANKNLTQTGTSNTKVFHVGNILIDSIRYNRNRLLQPAWFNVLGLKEKNYLLLTINKHSIIENKANFRKLIETIIENRNGLPIVAPVRPYVEKAIIDLELDCPDFHIMPSQTYLNFAFLVDRAKAIITDSGNVAEEATFLGVPCMTLSNYAEHPETWKIGTNELVEEDPQLLQEALIKLQKGDWKEGTLPERWDGRTAERIIQILTEMK, encoded by the coding sequence ATGAAAATAACAATTGTTGCAGGTGCACGTCCCAATTTCATGAAAATAGCTCCCATCATTAGAGCTATAGATAAGAACAAAGAAGAAGGTAAAAAAATAAGCTATCGCCTTGTTTACACAGGAAGAGAAGATGATCCTGCTCTGGACGCCTCCTTGTTTGCCGATTTAGGAATTAATGGACCCGATGCGTACTTAAATGTAAATAACACCCAATTTGCAGAACTTGCAGCAGGCATTATGATTGCTTTTGATAAAGAATTAGCACAAAACCCTGCTCAGGTGGTTCTTGTTGTTGATGACCTTACCGCAACAATGAGCTGTTGTATTATTGCTAAGAAAAGAGGTTTGCAAGTAGCCCACCTTGTGGCAGGAACACGCTCTTTCGACATCAATATGCCGAAAGAAATGAACCGTGTCATTACAGATGGCTTATCTGATTATCACTTCACAGCAGGCTCTGATGCTAACAAAAATCTAACTCAAACAGGTACTTCCAATACTAAGGTATTCCATGTGGGTAATATTCTGATCGACTCTATACGCTATAATAGGAATAGGCTACTTCAACCTGCTTGGTTTAATGTGTTAGGACTTAAAGAAAAGAATTATCTTCTACTTACTATCAATAAACATTCTATTATTGAAAATAAAGCTAACTTCAGAAAATTAATAGAGACTATTATTGAGAATAGGAATGGGTTACCTATTGTAGCTCCAGTTCGCCCTTATGTTGAAAAAGCAATAATAGACTTAGAGCTTGACTGCCCTGACTTCCATATTATGCCCTCCCAAACCTATCTCAACTTTGCTTTTCTTGTAGATAGAGCTAAGGCTATCATCACTGACTCAGGAAATGTAGCAGAAGAAGCCACATTCTTAGGTGTTCCTTGTATGACTTTAAGTAATTATGCAGAGCATCCTGAAACATGGAAAATAGGGACTAATGAGTTGGTAGAGGAAGACCCTCAACTACTTCAAGAAGCTCTTATCAAACTTCAAAAAGGAGATTGGAAAGAAGGAACTCTCCCAGAAAGATGGGACGGCAGAACGGCAGAAAGAATTATTCAAATTCTTACAGAAATGAAGTAA
- a CDS encoding phosphomethylpyrimidine kinase (COGs: COG0351 Hydroxymethylpyrimidine/phosphomethylpyrimidine kinase~InterPro IPR013749:IPR004399~KEGG: aps:CFPG_631 phosphomethylpyrimidine kinase~PFAM: Phosphomethylpyrimidine kinase type-1~PRIAM: Phosphomethylpyrimidine kinase~SPTR: Putative uncharacterized protein;~TIGRFAM: Phosphomethylpyrimidine kinase type-2~IMG reference gene:2504106864~PFAM: Phosphomethylpyrimidine kinase~TIGRFAM: phosphomethylpyrimidine kinase) produces the protein MNKKTYKRVLSIAGSDPSGGAGIQADLKAFSACGCYGTTAIVAVVDENTVGVTGVHPIPVEFVKGQITSVLDDIGADAIKIGMLHSSELIRGIKETLDKYQIKDIVLDPVMVATSGDPLLQEEAIQTLKEVLIPHVRILTPNIPEAEILLERKIEHQEELPALATELGKKYGVSVLLKAGHLTDDVLIDIFYNVESDEIVELKSDRVYTSNTHGTGCTFSSAVAAYLAHDLPMNEAVKKAKEYMVNAIEKGAHYEIGKGHGPVHHFWDFWE, from the coding sequence ATGAATAAGAAAACATATAAAAGAGTATTATCTATTGCAGGAAGTGATCCTAGTGGTGGAGCGGGAATACAAGCCGATTTAAAAGCTTTTTCAGCTTGTGGTTGCTATGGTACAACAGCTATTGTGGCAGTGGTAGATGAAAACACAGTGGGAGTAACTGGTGTTCATCCTATACCTGTAGAATTTGTAAAAGGGCAGATAACTTCTGTTTTAGATGATATAGGTGCTGATGCTATCAAAATAGGTATGTTGCACTCTTCAGAATTAATACGAGGAATCAAAGAAACACTCGATAAATATCAGATTAAGGATATTGTACTAGATCCTGTAATGGTAGCTACCTCTGGAGATCCTCTTTTACAAGAAGAGGCCATTCAAACCTTGAAAGAGGTATTGATACCTCATGTAAGAATACTGACTCCTAATATTCCCGAAGCAGAGATATTGCTCGAACGCAAAATAGAGCATCAAGAAGAACTACCTGCTTTAGCTACTGAACTAGGTAAAAAGTATGGTGTGTCTGTTTTACTCAAAGCAGGGCATCTTACGGATGATGTTTTAATTGATATCTTTTATAATGTAGAGTCTGATGAAATAGTAGAACTAAAGTCGGATAGGGTATATACCTCAAATACGCATGGTACAGGTTGTACATTTTCTTCGGCAGTGGCAGCGTACTTAGCACACGATTTGCCTATGAATGAAGCGGTAAAAAAGGCAAAAGAGTATATGGTGAATGCGATAGAAAAAGGGGCTCATTATGAAATAGGTAAAGGACATGGTCCTGTTCATCATTTCTGGGATTTTTGGGAGTAA
- a CDS encoding transposase IS4 family protein (KEGG: bcy:Bcer98_1656 transposase IS4 family protein~SPTR: Transposase;~IMG reference gene:2504106867~PFAM: Transposase DDE domain; Transposase domain (DUF772)), producing the protein MLVQQQKLQLSSYSDLYDLVIPKDNLLRKINELIDFTFVYDELVEKYCHNNGRNAESPIRMFKYLLLKTIYNISDVDVVERSGYDMSFKYFLEMTPEDEVINPSSLTKFRKLRLKDTDLLNLLISKTVSIAIEKGIIQSKSIIVDATHTLSRSNPISPIDVLKERAKQVRKVVYSVNQVKQGSLPPKNENNDLSSELDYCDKLEKEIGSGLALSSLPKVKEKLNLLKEAIEDTKDHYTLSKDTDARTGHKSSDSSFFGFKTHIAITEERIITAATITSAEKGDGPQLPELLKISKQNGIQVNTIIGDTAYSGKENLKLSK; encoded by the coding sequence ATGTTAGTACAACAACAAAAACTTCAGCTAAGCTCATATTCAGATTTGTACGATTTAGTAATTCCTAAAGACAATTTACTTCGTAAAATAAATGAGCTAATCGATTTTACTTTTGTATATGATGAGCTAGTCGAAAAGTATTGCCATAATAATGGTAGAAATGCGGAAAGTCCCATCCGTATGTTCAAATACTTACTACTCAAAACTATCTATAATATCTCTGATGTCGATGTAGTAGAACGCTCTGGTTATGATATGTCCTTTAAATACTTTCTAGAAATGACTCCAGAGGATGAAGTTATCAATCCCAGCTCGCTTACTAAATTTAGGAAGCTTCGTTTAAAAGATACAGACCTACTCAATTTATTGATAAGCAAGACTGTTTCCATAGCTATTGAAAAAGGTATTATTCAATCTAAGTCCATTATTGTAGACGCTACCCATACACTTTCCCGCTCCAATCCAATCTCACCAATAGATGTTCTTAAAGAACGAGCTAAACAAGTTCGTAAGGTCGTTTATTCCGTAAATCAAGTAAAGCAAGGAAGTTTACCCCCAAAGAATGAAAACAATGATTTATCAAGTGAACTTGATTATTGTGATAAGCTTGAAAAGGAAATAGGATCAGGTCTTGCATTGAGCTCATTGCCCAAGGTTAAGGAGAAGCTCAATCTATTAAAAGAAGCAATTGAAGACACAAAAGATCATTATACGTTATCTAAAGATACTGATGCACGGACGGGTCATAAAAGTTCTGACTCCTCATTCTTTGGATTCAAAACTCATATAGCTATAACAGAAGAACGAATTATTACGGCAGCAACCATCACCTCAGCAGAAAAGGGAGATGGTCCCCAGCTTCCAGAATTATTAAAGATAAGCAAGCAAAATGGAATTCAAGTCAACACAATTATTGGTGATACCGCATATTCAGGAAAGGAAAATTTAAAATTAAGCAAATGA
- a CDS encoding PepSY-associated TM helix domain protein (COGs: COG3182 Uncharacterized iron-regulated membrane protein~InterPro IPR005625~KEGG: bfr:BF0018 hypothetical protein~PFAM: PepSY-associated TM helix~SPTR: Putative uncharacterized protein;~IMG reference gene:2504106866) — translation MRKFLKKVHLVLALPTGLIISIICLTGALMSIDEYVRPIWSMWPEIYKTLMFLHRWLLDPTKAVGKLVVGICTVFFIVILLSGLFIWLPKKWSKVKNNLQVKYKAGFARKVLDLHRVWGIYCMLMLLLLCFTGLMWSFEGYRKTVFNMVTVDRVPDRVAIVERKNRETGEIIRIDFNEKENSSKVMRWAYLLHTGRWGGWFGLLLTGTAALMGATLPITGYILFIRRIRRQKRSKN, via the coding sequence ATGAGGAAGTTCTTGAAAAAGGTACACCTAGTTTTAGCTCTACCTACGGGGCTGATTATCTCTATTATTTGTCTGACGGGGGCATTGATGAGTATTGATGAATACGTTCGTCCGATATGGTCTATGTGGCCTGAAATTTATAAGACACTTATGTTTTTGCATCGCTGGTTACTCGATCCCACTAAAGCGGTAGGTAAATTAGTGGTGGGTATTTGTACTGTATTCTTTATTGTCATTCTGCTATCGGGATTATTTATATGGTTGCCTAAAAAGTGGAGTAAAGTAAAAAATAATCTTCAGGTAAAATATAAAGCTGGTTTTGCTAGAAAAGTTCTCGATTTACATAGGGTATGGGGTATTTACTGCATGCTTATGTTGTTGCTATTGTGCTTCACTGGTTTGATGTGGTCATTCGAGGGATATCGTAAAACGGTATTTAATATGGTTACAGTTGATCGAGTTCCCGATCGAGTAGCGATTGTTGAAAGAAAAAATAGAGAAACTGGTGAAATAATACGTATCGACTTCAATGAAAAAGAAAATAGCTCTAAGGTTATGCGTTGGGCCTATTTACTTCATACCGGTAGGTGGGGAGGTTGGTTTGGTCTGTTACTAACGGGTACGGCTGCATTAATGGGTGCGACATTACCTATAACAGGTTATATTTTATTTATAAGAAGAATAAGACGCCAAAAGCGGAGTAAAAATTAA
- a CDS encoding TonB-dependent siderophore receptor (COGs: COG4773 Outer membrane receptor for ferric coprogen and ferric-rhodotorulic acid~InterPro IPR012910:IPR000531:IPR010105~KEGG: bfr:BF0019 ferrichrome-iron receptor~PFAM: TonB-dependent receptor, beta-barrel; TonB-dependent receptor, plug~SPTR: Ferrichrome-iron receptor;~TIGRFAM: TonB-dependent siderophore receptor~IMG reference gene:2504106865~PFAM: TonB dependent receptor; TonB-dependent Receptor Plug Domain~TIGRFAM: TonB-dependent siderophore receptor) has translation MDLRKLHLLLLSLCLSIGALAETAKPIRMIEGIVKDTEGNPLPAATVYVEGTTTGTATNGEGFYRLKIHAFKESNITAKFLGYESLTIKVSPQVDPKKVDFILKEESNSLQEVEVFGVRDKQPDKLDMITRMPLRPSEQIQSISVISNRLIEEQGSQTLTDAVQNVVGVNQFANFGGVQESLSARGYRGLPILKNGVRVQSDFRGGGFLMDMQGIESIQVLKGSAAVTQGIGNDLGSAGGVVNLATKTPKFVSRGNINLRGGSWGLIRPTFDVETTLNTKKNMAVRLNGAFERADNYRKHVEKDRIYVNPSLAWKANDKMTFVAEFDYMHDSRTPDKGTVNLAADSVYALYELPHDKFLGFKTDRNISNNFTYGLRGEYQINDLFSLRAAYIGSSLSTDNLGASNRVYKRGAEGYNMQQRSLGRSERDDKNSTLQIDFIGKDVYTGFIKHTFQVGVDYRTTDLTTTSYNPVQVDVIDVLKDVTNELPGNIQKLEVNKVQKSKEYAYGLLAQNVMSFTDYLKATVGVRYSYNTSTEEGSSTTTTGDAWNPVFGIIISPIKQLNIFGSYTTTTSLRSAANKMEDGSLVGSSRSDQFEVGIKSDWFDNRLRFNLTYFNIMNKNLAYQLYDEADAATGLYAKAGDLRRQGIEAELLGRLLPNLEVILGYSYLKAEYRNSPAYHEGSAPINTPSNTANAWVYYTFNRGALNGLSMGIGTYYVGKRPVNDYSYKATHANSTPNVKPFDMPSYTTVNAQLAYSVKKVKMQVFFNNIWDKLGYTSYYRGGYINPIDPFNVSASIGYTF, from the coding sequence ATGGACTTAAGAAAATTACACTTATTATTACTCTCATTATGCTTATCAATTGGTGCTTTGGCAGAGACTGCGAAGCCGATTAGAATGATTGAAGGTATTGTTAAAGATACAGAAGGAAATCCTCTTCCTGCTGCAACTGTTTATGTTGAAGGTACGACAACTGGTACAGCAACTAATGGGGAAGGTTTTTATAGATTGAAAATTCATGCCTTTAAGGAGTCCAATATTACTGCTAAATTCTTGGGATATGAGAGTCTAACAATTAAAGTTAGTCCTCAAGTAGATCCTAAAAAGGTAGATTTTATATTAAAAGAAGAAAGCAACAGTCTACAAGAAGTTGAGGTTTTTGGAGTGCGTGATAAACAGCCCGATAAGTTGGATATGATTACTCGTATGCCTCTTCGTCCTAGTGAGCAGATTCAAAGTATTTCTGTAATATCCAATCGCTTGATTGAAGAGCAAGGATCTCAAACACTAACAGATGCTGTACAAAATGTTGTAGGAGTAAATCAGTTTGCAAACTTTGGGGGTGTTCAAGAAAGCTTGTCTGCCCGCGGCTATAGAGGTTTGCCCATCCTCAAAAATGGGGTTCGTGTACAGTCCGATTTTAGAGGTGGTGGCTTCTTGATGGATATGCAGGGTATAGAAAGTATTCAAGTTCTAAAAGGATCTGCTGCTGTAACTCAGGGTATTGGAAATGACTTGGGTAGTGCAGGAGGTGTAGTGAATTTGGCTACTAAAACTCCTAAATTTGTATCCAGAGGTAATATCAATCTTCGTGGGGGTAGCTGGGGTTTAATCCGTCCCACATTTGATGTAGAGACTACTCTTAATACCAAGAAAAACATGGCGGTACGGTTGAATGGAGCCTTTGAACGAGCAGATAATTATCGCAAACACGTGGAGAAAGATCGTATCTATGTCAATCCATCTTTAGCATGGAAAGCAAATGATAAAATGACTTTTGTAGCAGAATTCGATTATATGCACGATTCTCGTACTCCCGATAAAGGAACTGTAAACTTAGCAGCCGATAGTGTTTATGCTTTGTATGAATTACCTCATGATAAGTTTTTAGGTTTTAAGACAGATAGAAACATCTCCAACAACTTTACTTATGGATTGCGTGGAGAGTATCAAATCAATGATTTGTTTTCATTAAGAGCTGCATATATAGGTTCTAGTTTATCTACTGATAATTTGGGCGCTTCCAATCGTGTTTATAAAAGAGGAGCAGAAGGCTATAATATGCAACAAAGAAGTTTAGGACGTTCTGAGCGAGATGACAAAAACTCTACCTTACAAATAGACTTCATTGGTAAAGATGTATATACTGGTTTCATCAAACATACATTTCAAGTAGGGGTAGATTATCGTACTACCGATTTAACAACAACCTCTTATAACCCAGTACAAGTAGATGTTATAGATGTTTTAAAGGATGTAACCAACGAACTTCCAGGTAATATTCAAAAGCTTGAAGTCAATAAAGTACAGAAATCAAAAGAGTATGCGTATGGTTTGTTAGCACAAAATGTAATGTCTTTTACAGACTATCTAAAAGCAACTGTAGGTGTGAGATATAGCTATAATACAAGTACTGAGGAAGGTAGTTCTACCACTACTACTGGTGATGCTTGGAATCCTGTGTTTGGTATCATTATATCGCCAATTAAACAATTAAATATTTTTGGTTCATATACAACTACAACTAGTTTACGTTCTGCAGCCAATAAAATGGAAGATGGTTCTTTGGTAGGTTCATCTCGGTCTGATCAGTTTGAGGTAGGCATTAAATCGGATTGGTTTGATAATCGTCTTCGCTTCAACCTAACTTATTTCAATATTATGAATAAGAATTTGGCTTATCAACTTTATGATGAGGCTGATGCTGCTACGGGCTTATATGCTAAGGCAGGAGATTTACGTCGCCAAGGTATTGAAGCTGAGTTGTTGGGTAGATTATTACCTAATCTAGAAGTTATCCTAGGCTATTCTTATCTAAAAGCAGAATACAGAAATAGTCCTGCCTATCACGAAGGCTCTGCACCTATCAATACCCCTAGTAATACTGCCAATGCGTGGGTTTATTACACCTTTAATAGAGGAGCTTTGAATGGTTTATCTATGGGGATAGGTACTTACTATGTAGGAAAACGTCCCGTTAATGATTATAGTTATAAGGCAACTCATGCCAATTCTACCCCAAATGTAAAACCTTTTGATATGCCTTCTTATACAACAGTAAATGCTCAATTAGCTTATTCTGTAAAGAAGGTAAAGATGCAAGTGTTCTTTAATAATATATGGGATAAGCTGGGATATACCTCATACTATAGAGGAGGATATATTAATCCAATTGATCCTTTTAATGTTTCAGCATCTATCGGATATACATTTTAG
- a CDS encoding transposase IS4 family protein (KEGG: bcy:Bcer98_1656 transposase IS4 family protein~SPTR: Transposase;~IMG reference gene:2504106868) has protein sequence MNPGITQGHRKQEDKFDYNKDAGMFVCPAGHLAIRKARQGKKNSGKNQTYTYLFDIEKCKTCALKDGCYKPGAKSKTYAVTIKSDEHRDQMTFQESDYFREKSKHRYKVEAKNSELKNVHGYGRASSYGIKNMQMQGAMAIFVVNLKRILKLNM, from the coding sequence TTGAATCCAGGGATTACTCAAGGTCATAGGAAGCAAGAAGATAAGTTTGACTACAATAAGGATGCAGGAATGTTCGTATGCCCAGCTGGTCACTTAGCTATTAGAAAAGCACGTCAAGGGAAAAAGAACAGTGGTAAAAATCAAACTTATACATACCTTTTTGATATTGAAAAATGTAAAACTTGTGCTCTTAAAGATGGTTGTTATAAGCCTGGGGCAAAGTCTAAAACTTATGCTGTAACCATTAAATCTGATGAGCACAGAGATCAAATGACTTTTCAGGAATCAGATTACTTTAGAGAGAAGTCAAAACACAGATATAAAGTTGAAGCTAAGAATAGTGAACTGAAAAATGTACACGGATATGGCAGAGCCTCTTCCTATGGCATTAAAAATATGCAAATGCAAGGAGCGATGGCTATTTTCGTTGTGAATTTAAAGCGAATACTCAAATTGAATATGTGA
- a CDS encoding hypothetical protein (KEGG: bvu:BVU_0599 hypothetical protein~SPTR: Putative uncharacterized protein;~IMG reference gene:2504106870), which produces MKKYIVFLIATLFCIEGFAQDEKKSKEELWNQIQTEVTENKSFKVEVTQATPFRGRTIHPSSIYSIEVRNDSLYSYLPYYGRATNIAYGGRDGLTFDAKLKSYKIDKVKDNRISLTLKADSSDDYYRYIITIFSNGSVSFDVIGVNRESISFLGDYISNQKEDSK; this is translated from the coding sequence ATGAAAAAGTACATTGTATTTCTAATAGCAACTCTTTTTTGCATAGAAGGATTTGCACAAGATGAAAAAAAATCAAAAGAAGAATTGTGGAATCAGATTCAGACAGAAGTAACCGAGAATAAAAGCTTTAAAGTTGAAGTGACTCAAGCTACTCCTTTTAGAGGAAGAACTATTCATCCCTCGTCTATTTATTCTATTGAAGTGAGAAATGATTCATTATACTCTTATCTACCCTATTATGGTAGGGCTACTAATATTGCTTATGGTGGTAGAGATGGACTCACTTTTGATGCGAAATTGAAATCATATAAAATAGATAAAGTAAAAGATAACCGCATTAGTCTTACTCTAAAAGCAGATAGTAGTGATGATTATTATCGCTATATCATAACTATCTTTTCCAATGGAAGTGTAAGTTTTGATGTAATTGGTGTAAATAGAGAATCTATTTCATTCCTTGGGGATTATATCAGTAACCAAAAAGAAGATTCTAAGTAG